A region from the Candidatus Thiothrix putei genome encodes:
- the avd gene encoding diversity-generating retroelement protein Avd, with product MKESPLFAKSYDFIRWLIPQTVKFPRTQRFVVTERLQTTAMDFMECLYQATDKTQQTNALKQADVKLKQLRFYLRLSHDLTLLDTRRFEHASRLLEEVGRLLGGWCKSAV from the coding sequence ATGAAAGAATCCCCTTTATTTGCCAAAAGCTACGATTTTATCCGTTGGCTAATTCCCCAAACCGTTAAATTTCCTCGCACTCAACGCTTTGTTGTCACCGAACGCCTGCAAACCACGGCGATGGATTTCATGGAATGCCTGTATCAGGCAACCGATAAGACGCAACAAACCAACGCCCTCAAACAGGCGGATGTAAAACTCAAACAGCTACGTTTTTACTTGCGCCTCAGCCACGACCTAACGCTACTGGACACACGCCGCTTTGAACACGCCAGCCGTTTGCTGGAAGAAGTTGGGCGTTTGTTGGGCGGGTGGTGTAAATCTGCTGTATAG
- a CDS encoding reverse transcriptase domain-containing protein, whose translation MAKVFDNLYPQLLEFSNLYAAWQKAAKGKRGCPAAASFEMNLADELIRLKRELTDQTWQPGEYYSFYIRDPKKRLVSAAPFRDRVVHHALHNITEAIYDNTFIGDSYANRKGKGTHAAIDKAQTLMRRYPYVLQCDLRQFFPSIDHAVMESLLYRKITDEKIRWLMRQIVKSGEGILTGEYQMVYFPSDDLFAVNRPRGLPIGNLTSQFWANVYLNELDQFVKRELGCRGYVRYVDDFLLFADSKAQLWQWKTAIREFLFGLRLALHEKSSTVYPVTSGIPFLGFRLYTDHRRLKRKNGVNFQRRLQRYYREYARGELSREDLNQRIQGWVAHVKRADTWGLRRSLFAKPVPVRKVTGSGRQAA comes from the coding sequence ATGGCAAAAGTATTTGATAATTTGTATCCACAATTGCTGGAATTCAGCAACCTCTACGCTGCTTGGCAAAAAGCCGCGAAGGGCAAGCGTGGCTGTCCCGCTGCCGCCAGCTTCGAGATGAACCTTGCCGATGAGTTGATCCGCCTAAAACGCGAATTAACTGACCAGACGTGGCAACCGGGCGAATACTATTCTTTCTACATCCGCGACCCTAAAAAACGGCTGGTATCCGCCGCGCCATTCCGTGATCGGGTAGTGCATCACGCCCTACACAACATCACCGAAGCGATTTACGACAATACCTTTATCGGCGACTCCTACGCCAACCGCAAGGGCAAAGGCACACACGCCGCCATCGACAAAGCCCAAACCCTGATGCGGCGTTACCCCTACGTGCTGCAATGTGACCTGCGCCAATTCTTCCCCAGCATCGACCACGCAGTGATGGAATCGCTGCTCTACCGCAAAATCACCGACGAAAAAATCCGTTGGCTGATGCGCCAAATCGTCAAAAGCGGTGAAGGCATTCTCACGGGTGAATATCAGATGGTGTATTTTCCCAGCGATGATCTGTTCGCCGTCAACCGTCCGCGTGGGCTACCCATCGGCAACCTCACCAGCCAGTTTTGGGCGAATGTTTACCTTAACGAACTTGATCAGTTTGTGAAGCGTGAATTAGGTTGTCGGGGTTATGTCCGCTATGTGGATGATTTTCTGCTGTTTGCCGATAGCAAAGCGCAATTGTGGCAATGGAAAACCGCCATCCGCGAATTCCTGTTTGGCTTGCGCCTTGCGTTGCATGAAAAATCCAGCACGGTCTATCCCGTTACCAGTGGTATCCCGTTTCTCGGCTTCCGCCTTTATACCGACCATCGCCGCCTCAAGCGCAAAAATGGGGTGAATTTCCAACGGCGTTTACAGCGTTATTACCGCGAATATGCGCGAGGTGAGTTAAGCCGTGAAGATTTGAACCAGCGTATTCAGGGTTGGGTGGCGCACGTGAAACGCGCCGATACGTGGGGTTTGCGGCGTAGTTTGTTTGCCAAGCCTGTACCCGTGCGCAAGGTAACGGGAAGCGGGCGCCAAGCTGCATGA
- a CDS encoding SUMF1/EgtB/PvdO family nonheme iron enzyme: MLDKAGTIFKDKVEVDQDFVQGDKHTIEKLVINIYGEHASPQFSDEELQQQLAIYRRYIVEAYNYLSFKGMDGIVEAAKNFGAVGVKLESVYVPLRARLDTPDGESWHRKAGRYYCGSKAVSDVDPDKIEQEILRADAAALPVEQWINGQQALVILGDPGSGKSTSMKRLALGLAQREDAPLPILLPLNAYSEALERQNISFQDFLPQYFQGKLTQLQGNKLRLLFDTALEQGKAFILMDGLDEVGDNRGQVVSLVEDFVRVWIPSPQSDRKSGNRMVVTSRFVGYRDCPLSDPRWQTVALNDWNGEEIGRFFNVFTLAVELAWAQGKDNAHARRLAEQELQTLLQVVEHNEGIRRLASNPLLASMLALIKRLGVTLPHRRVELYSLYMRTLLGSWKKNRNLDGRQIGPDIDLSSTQSLLAKLALHLRETNPQGGLINETAIRAYLERYYRTEEEYSKREAVEQAKGFLVSVHEYSNLLIERGHQQYGFIHLTFEEYLAGFGLALEEKEVLFEKIPELLGQAEHWKETLLLSLGVIAAVNSDQKKAKAILEKLLAIGESQYVLFAGEVLNDVGAAPLGNAITQKIRHGLVDLMRDGEADMQDRAKAGRILSDIGDTRPGVTVKKTQDNQRTVPDIDWQEIPTGTFRMGTEGDEGYDDEKPAHDVTLPRFFISRYPVTNAQYRCFIEAGMYEDQAFWHERLPEAAGLWLAGEMVGENLLETFPEDSREAYRKWLKNDKKRFQPYYWNDKQWNLDNHPVVGVSWFEALAYSVWLNDLLDDVKPEGEIECLKIRLPTEAEWEYAARGKQDLRYAWGSDPDPKLGNYKDTELKRTSAVGMFPAGKAFGLHDMSGNVWEWTSSRWGSDFGSPEFTYAEWERQENERNLIDKIDYKITRGGSWYYSADFVRCAIRYRYHPDIRDLNLGFRLLLGC; encoded by the coding sequence ATGCTGGATAAAGCGGGTACGATTTTCAAGGATAAGGTCGAAGTCGATCAGGACTTCGTACAGGGTGACAAACACACCATCGAAAAGCTGGTCATCAATATCTACGGTGAACACGCCAGCCCGCAGTTTAGCGATGAGGAATTGCAACAGCAGCTTGCTATCTACCGCCGCTATATTGTCGAAGCCTACAATTATTTAAGTTTCAAGGGCATGGATGGCATTGTTGAGGCAGCAAAAAACTTTGGGGCGGTTGGGGTTAAGCTTGAATCGGTGTATGTGCCACTCCGCGCCCGTCTGGATACGCCGGATGGTGAGTCTTGGCATCGCAAGGCGGGGCGTTATTATTGTGGTTCAAAGGCTGTATCAGATGTAGACCCTGACAAGATAGAACAAGAAATCTTACGGGCGGATGCTGCCGCGTTGCCCGTGGAACAATGGATCAATGGGCAACAGGCATTGGTGATCTTGGGTGATCCCGGTAGCGGCAAATCCACCAGCATGAAGCGTTTGGCGTTAGGGTTGGCACAACGTGAGGATGCGCCGTTGCCTATCTTGCTGCCGCTGAATGCTTACAGTGAAGCCTTGGAACGTCAAAACATCAGCTTTCAAGATTTTCTGCCCCAGTATTTTCAAGGTAAGTTAACACAGTTACAGGGCAACAAATTACGTCTTCTGTTTGATACGGCGCTGGAACAGGGTAAAGCCTTTATTCTGATGGATGGCTTGGATGAGGTGGGTGACAATCGTGGGCAAGTGGTTTCACTGGTAGAAGATTTTGTGCGGGTATGGATTCCTAGCCCGCAAAGTGACCGGAAAAGCGGTAATCGTATGGTCGTTACTAGCCGTTTTGTGGGCTACCGTGACTGTCCTTTGAGTGATCCGCGTTGGCAGACGGTGGCATTGAATGACTGGAATGGCGAAGAAATTGGGCGTTTTTTCAACGTCTTTACCTTGGCGGTGGAATTGGCATGGGCGCAGGGCAAAGATAACGCCCATGCCCGACGTTTGGCAGAGCAGGAGTTACAAACCCTGTTACAAGTCGTTGAGCATAACGAGGGAATCCGGCGGCTTGCCAGTAACCCCTTATTGGCTTCGATGTTGGCACTTATTAAGCGATTGGGCGTAACCTTGCCGCACCGTCGGGTTGAATTGTATAGCCTCTATATGCGGACATTGCTGGGCAGTTGGAAGAAAAACCGTAATCTTGACGGTCGGCAGATTGGCCCCGATATTGACCTGAGTTCCACACAAAGTTTGCTGGCAAAACTGGCATTGCATTTGCGTGAAACCAATCCGCAGGGTGGTTTGATCAACGAAACAGCGATACGCGCTTATTTGGAGCGGTATTATCGAACCGAAGAGGAGTATTCCAAACGCGAAGCTGTTGAACAAGCCAAGGGTTTTCTGGTATCCGTTCATGAATATTCCAATCTGCTGATTGAGAGAGGGCATCAGCAATACGGCTTTATCCATTTGACGTTTGAGGAATACTTGGCAGGTTTTGGGCTGGCATTGGAAGAAAAAGAGGTATTGTTTGAAAAAATCCCCGAACTGTTAGGTCAAGCGGAACATTGGAAAGAAACCCTGCTGTTGTCATTGGGTGTTATCGCTGCGGTGAATTCTGATCAGAAGAAAGCGAAAGCGATTCTGGAAAAACTGTTGGCTATCGGCGAATCGCAGTATGTGTTGTTTGCGGGTGAGGTATTGAACGATGTGGGGGCAGCCCCGCTAGGTAACGCGATAACACAGAAGATTCGGCATGGTTTAGTTGACCTGATGCGTGATGGTGAAGCAGACATGCAGGATCGCGCTAAAGCAGGGCGCATCCTTAGCGATATTGGCGATACACGTCCCGGTGTCACAGTGAAAAAAACGCAGGATAATCAGCGCACCGTCCCCGACATTGACTGGCAGGAAATCCCAACAGGTACATTCCGTATGGGGACAGAAGGGGATGAAGGTTATGACGATGAAAAACCAGCCCACGATGTCACGTTACCGCGCTTTTTCATCAGCCGTTATCCTGTCACCAATGCCCAATACCGTTGTTTTATCGAAGCTGGGATGTACGAAGATCAAGCCTTTTGGCACGAAAGACTGCCGGAAGCCGCTGGTTTGTGGCTTGCCGGGGAAATGGTCGGTGAAAATCTGCTGGAGACATTTCCTGAAGACAGTAGGGAGGCTTACAGGAAGTGGCTGAAAAACGATAAAAAACGCTTCCAGCCGTATTACTGGAATGACAAACAGTGGAATCTGGATAATCACCCAGTTGTTGGGGTGTCGTGGTTTGAGGCGCTGGCTTACAGCGTGTGGCTGAATGACTTGCTTGATGATGTAAAGCCTGAGGGTGAGATTGAGTGCTTGAAAATTCGTTTGCCCACCGAAGCGGAATGGGAGTATGCAGCGCGTGGGAAGCAAGATTTACGTTATGCGTGGGGATCTGACCCTGACCCTAAACTGGGCAACTATAAGGATACCGAATTAAAGCGTACATCAGCAGTGGGAATGTTTCCAGCGGGTAAGGCATTTGGCTTGCATGATATGAGTGGCAATGTCTGGGAGTGGACAAGCAGCCGTTGGGGGAGTGATTTTGGTAGCCCTGAATTTACCTACGCCGAATGGGAAAGGCAGGAAAATGAACGCAACTTGATAGATAAAATTGATTATAAGATAACTCGCGGGGGTTCTTGGTACTATTCTGCCGACTTCGTGCGGTGCGCGATTCGTTACAGGTATCATCCTGACATTCGGGACCTCAATCTGGGTTTTCGTTTGTTGTTAGGTTGTTGA
- the vapB gene encoding type II toxin-antitoxin system VapB family antitoxin, translated as MPQTARLFMSGRSQAVRLPKQFRFQGNEVFIRRVGDQIILSPKPASWDDFFNDTQRPTADFMAERVDLPPQERVLF; from the coding sequence ATGCCGCAAACAGCCAGATTATTCATGTCAGGGCGTAGCCAAGCGGTACGCCTACCCAAACAATTCCGTTTTCAAGGTAACGAAGTCTTCATTCGGCGCGTTGGTGATCAAATTATCCTCTCACCCAAGCCTGCAAGCTGGGACGATTTTTTCAACGACACGCAACGTCCCACCGCCGATTTCATGGCTGAACGGGTAGATTTGCCACCGCAAGAACGGGTGTTGTTCTGA
- a CDS encoding type II toxin-antitoxin system VapC family toxin, protein MKRYMLDTDTSSYIIKNRPAQVAERFRTLKMEQLCISVITYAELLYGVECSSSERVNRPIIENFVAHLDVLDWDKDAADHYSRVRTQLERNGTPIGGMDMQIGSHALSQGIILVTNNTQHFERIIGLQLETWV, encoded by the coding sequence ATGAAACGTTACATGCTAGACACGGATACGAGCAGCTACATCATTAAAAATCGCCCTGCGCAAGTTGCTGAGCGTTTCCGCACCCTAAAAATGGAGCAGCTCTGCATTTCCGTCATTACCTACGCAGAATTGCTATACGGTGTGGAATGCTCATCCTCAGAACGGGTAAACCGCCCCATCATCGAAAATTTCGTCGCGCATCTGGATGTATTGGATTGGGATAAAGACGCAGCCGACCACTATTCTCGCGTCCGTACCCAACTGGAGCGCAACGGTACACCCATCGGCGGCATGGATATGCAAATCGGTAGTCATGCCCTCAGCCAAGGCATTATTTTAGTCACCAACAATACGCAGCACTTTGAACGGATTATCGGTCTGCAACTCGAAACGTGGGTGTAA
- the tilS gene encoding tRNA lysidine(34) synthetase TilS — translation MPCAPAEHLLRFFQQHPAPSYLIGFSGGLDSHVLLHACAGLRGQYPHLSFRALHIDHGLQAMSAAWAAHCHAVCADLEMPLLVETLQLVIPAGSSVEAVARTARYAAFSKHLQAGELVLTAHHQNDQAETLLLHLLRGSGVDGLAAMPEIRTFAMGFLGRPLLGCSRAELAAYAKQHRLNVIDDPSNLDSRFDRNFLRNQVMPLLEQRWSAAGKTLARAARLQGESRTLLAGFLRDKLQLMQGKQPNTLSVSKLLAEEPSMQKAVLREWLAQRGFRLPEEKKLRQVLHDVLQARADATPCVHWDSCEVRRYRDDVYAMLPLSAHDPKQVFVWDTREPLVIASLGRALVAGAGYPEVVTVRFRQGGESVYLPERGGYHSLKHLLQEWGVPPWERERLPLVYVGERLIGLHPRFELQTDNPFKVLRIVGD, via the coding sequence ATGCCATGCGCCCCTGCTGAGCATTTATTACGGTTTTTTCAACAACATCCAGCACCTAGTTATCTGATTGGTTTCAGTGGAGGGCTGGATTCGCATGTATTGCTTCACGCCTGTGCGGGTCTGCGCGGGCAATACCCTCATTTATCCTTTCGCGCCCTGCACATTGATCACGGTTTGCAGGCGATGTCTGCGGCATGGGCGGCGCATTGCCATGCGGTGTGTGCCGATTTGGAAATGCCACTGCTGGTTGAAACCTTGCAATTGGTAATTCCGGCGGGGTCAAGTGTGGAAGCGGTGGCGCGGACGGCGCGGTATGCAGCTTTCAGCAAACACTTGCAAGCGGGTGAACTTGTGTTGACCGCGCATCATCAGAATGATCAGGCGGAAACCTTGTTGCTGCATTTGCTGCGCGGAAGTGGCGTGGATGGGTTGGCGGCAATGCCGGAAATTCGCACTTTCGCGATGGGTTTTTTGGGGCGACCGTTATTGGGATGTAGCCGTGCGGAATTGGCGGCGTATGCGAAACAACATCGGTTGAATGTTATAGATGACCCTAGCAATCTAGACAGCCGCTTTGATCGCAATTTTTTGCGCAATCAGGTGATGCCGTTGCTGGAACAGCGTTGGTCTGCGGCGGGTAAGACCTTGGCGCGGGCGGCGCGGTTGCAGGGTGAAAGCCGTACCTTATTGGCTGGTTTTTTGCGCGATAAGCTCCAGTTGATGCAAGGAAAACAGCCTAATACGTTGTCAGTGAGTAAGTTGCTGGCAGAAGAGCCGTCAATGCAAAAAGCGGTGTTGCGCGAATGGTTAGCACAGCGCGGTTTTCGTTTGCCGGAAGAGAAAAAGCTGCGTCAAGTGTTGCACGATGTGTTGCAAGCGCGGGCGGATGCTACGCCGTGTGTGCACTGGGATAGTTGTGAAGTTCGCCGTTATCGGGATGATGTGTATGCAATGTTGCCATTGTCTGCGCATGACCCTAAGCAAGTATTTGTGTGGGATACGCGCGAGCCGTTGGTGATTGCGTCGCTGGGGCGCGCCTTGGTGGCGGGGGCGGGGTATCCTGAAGTCGTGACGGTACGTTTTCGACAGGGTGGGGAAAGCGTGTATCTGCCAGAGCGCGGCGGGTATCATAGTCTTAAGCATTTGTTGCAAGAGTGGGGTGTACCGCCGTGGGAGCGAGAGCGCTTGCCGTTGGTGTATGTGGGGGAGCGGTTGATCGGTTTACACCCACGTTTCGAGTTGCAGACCGATAATCCGTTCAAAGTGCTGCGTATTGTTGGTGACTAA
- a CDS encoding acetyl-CoA carboxylase carboxyltransferase subunit alpha, with amino-acid sequence MNPDFLDFEQPIAELQAKIEELRYVGDAEINLSEEIGKLEEKAASLTRSIFSKLTPRQISQLARHPKRPYTLDLIRYLFTDFKELHGDRAFADDKAIIGGMARFRGQSVMVIGHQKGRDTNENIKRNFGMPRPEGYRKALRLMRMAEKFQLPIITFIDTPGAYPGIGAEERGQSEAIARNLYEMAKLRTPIICTVVGEGGSGGALAIGVGDRVMMLQYATYSVISPEGCASILWKSAEKAADAADAMGITADRLKSLGLIEQIIPEPLGGAHRDMEAAAQHIGEALEANLRNLKTMNLDKLLDKRYQRIMGFGQFEE; translated from the coding sequence ATGAACCCGGATTTTCTGGATTTTGAACAACCGATTGCCGAATTACAGGCGAAGATCGAAGAGCTGCGTTACGTCGGTGACGCTGAAATTAACCTGAGCGAAGAGATTGGCAAGCTGGAAGAAAAAGCTGCCTCGTTGACACGTTCCATTTTTTCCAAACTGACCCCGCGTCAGATTTCGCAGCTTGCGCGTCATCCCAAACGCCCGTATACGCTGGACTTGATCCGTTATTTATTCACGGATTTCAAAGAATTGCACGGTGATCGTGCCTTTGCCGATGATAAGGCGATTATTGGCGGCATGGCACGGTTTCGTGGTCAGTCAGTGATGGTCATTGGGCATCAGAAAGGCCGCGATACCAATGAAAATATCAAGCGCAACTTCGGTATGCCGCGACCAGAAGGGTATCGCAAAGCCTTGCGTTTGATGCGGATGGCGGAAAAATTCCAACTGCCGATTATTACCTTTATCGACACGCCCGGCGCATACCCCGGTATCGGCGCGGAAGAGCGCGGTCAAAGTGAGGCGATTGCCCGCAATTTGTACGAAATGGCGAAATTGCGTACCCCGATTATTTGTACCGTGGTGGGCGAAGGCGGTTCGGGCGGTGCATTAGCCATTGGGGTGGGCGACCGGGTGATGATGTTGCAATACGCGACGTACTCGGTGATTTCGCCGGAAGGTTGCGCGTCGATCTTGTGGAAAAGCGCTGAAAAAGCGGCGGATGCGGCGGATGCGATGGGCATTACCGCCGATCGTCTGAAATCGTTGGGTTTAATTGAGCAGATTATTCCTGAGCCATTGGGCGGAGCGCACCGTGATATGGAAGCAGCGGCGCAACATATCGGTGAAGCGTTAGAGGCTAATTTACGCAATCTTAAAACCATGAACCTCGATAAGCTGCTGGATAAACGTTATCAGCGCATTATGGGCTTTGGGCAGTTTGAGGAATAG
- a CDS encoding ferredoxin--NADP reductase, translating into MTGIIRTTWHNAEVLSNQRWTERLLTLRIRTEALPFTAGQFVTLRLPITTGEATELVAKSYSLINAPDEEALEIFYNIVPNGKLSNALARLQPGDSLEISQPAKGFFVLDEIPAVPNLWMIATGTGLGPYLSILKTAQPWQRFQKIVLVHGVPLVKELAYAELIQAFATQHPEQFRFISCVTREANAHGLEGRITTHLESGTLEQTAGTTITADDTHVMLCGNHNMLNDMKALLGNRGMQRHLRHKPGHITTEQYF; encoded by the coding sequence ATGACCGGAATCATTCGCACCACCTGGCACAACGCTGAAGTACTGAGCAATCAGCGCTGGACGGAGCGTTTGTTGACCTTGCGTATTCGCACAGAAGCGCTACCGTTTACAGCGGGTCAATTCGTCACTTTGCGACTACCTATCACCACAGGTGAGGCTACCGAGCTGGTGGCGAAATCCTACTCGCTAATCAATGCGCCTGATGAAGAAGCGTTGGAAATTTTCTACAATATCGTCCCCAACGGTAAACTCTCGAACGCTTTAGCACGATTGCAGCCGGGTGATAGCCTCGAAATTTCGCAACCTGCCAAAGGCTTTTTCGTGTTGGATGAAATTCCCGCCGTGCCGAATCTGTGGATGATTGCGACGGGTACAGGTTTAGGGCCTTATTTGTCGATTCTCAAAACCGCGCAGCCTTGGCAGCGTTTCCAGAAAATCGTGTTGGTACACGGTGTGCCATTGGTGAAGGAATTGGCTTATGCCGAGTTGATCCAAGCGTTTGCCACACAACACCCTGAGCAATTCCGTTTTATTAGCTGTGTGACCCGCGAAGCCAATGCGCACGGGCTGGAAGGGCGGATTACCACTCACCTAGAATCTGGCACATTGGAACAAACGGCAGGCACAACCATTACCGCCGACGATACCCACGTCATGCTGTGCGGCAACCATAATATGCTCAATGATATGAAAGCCTTGCTGGGCAATCGCGGGATGCAGCGCCATTTGCGCCACAAGCCGGGGCATATCACCACAGAACAGTATTTTTAA
- a CDS encoding NAD(P)/FAD-dependent oxidoreductase, with translation MIRITELRLPLESPADALPVAITERLGIAPPDLLSFTVFKRGYDARKRDAIVLVYTIDATLADEAAILLTFADDPHVKIAPDTTYRFVAHVQEAPDIRPVVVGFGPCGLMAGLVLAQMGLRPIILERGKKVRERTKDTWALWRKNQLNPESNVQFGEGGAGTFSDGKLYSQIKDPKHYGRKVLTEFVKAGAPEEILYVSKPHIGTFRLVKMVENMRAQIEALGGEIRFQQQVTDILIEAGQVRGLTLASGEQLRVDQVIMALGHSARDTFAMLHERGVFMEQKPFSLGFRIEHPQTLIDQARFGKHAGNELLGAADYKLVHHAKNGRSVYSFCMCPGGQVVAATSEVGRVVTNGMSQYSRAERNANAGIVVGITPSDYPGNPLAGMEFQRQWESRAYELGGGDYSAPGQLVGDFLKGRASTQLGSVEPSYQPGVHLTDLATSLPGYAIEAIREALPAFERQIKGFSMHDAVLTGVETRTSSPLRMTRGEDLQSLNVKGLFPAGEGAGYAGGILSAGVDGIRVAEALATQMLEAHHDRNHSHHLAQR, from the coding sequence ATGATACGTATCACCGAATTGCGCCTGCCGCTGGAATCCCCCGCCGATGCTTTGCCTGTGGCTATTACCGAACGTTTAGGTATTGCGCCGCCTGACTTGTTAAGTTTCACTGTTTTCAAGCGTGGTTACGATGCCCGCAAGCGTGACGCGATTGTGTTGGTTTATACTATAGATGCAACGCTAGCGGATGAGGCGGCAATATTGCTTACGTTTGCAGATGATCCGCACGTTAAAATTGCCCCTGATACGACTTACCGTTTTGTGGCGCATGTGCAAGAAGCACCTGATATTCGCCCTGTTGTTGTCGGTTTTGGTCCGTGCGGCTTAATGGCAGGTTTGGTGTTAGCACAAATGGGCTTGCGCCCGATTATTCTGGAGCGTGGTAAAAAAGTCCGCGAACGCACCAAAGATACTTGGGCATTATGGCGTAAAAATCAGCTAAATCCTGAATCCAATGTGCAATTCGGCGAAGGCGGGGCAGGCACGTTTTCCGATGGCAAACTCTACAGCCAGATCAAAGATCCCAAGCACTACGGGCGTAAAGTCTTGACTGAATTCGTCAAGGCGGGCGCTCCCGAAGAAATCCTCTACGTTAGCAAGCCACACATCGGCACGTTTCGCCTCGTGAAAATGGTGGAAAACATGCGTGCGCAGATTGAAGCCTTAGGCGGTGAAATCCGTTTTCAGCAGCAAGTGACCGATATTTTGATCGAAGCCGGTCAGGTGCGTGGCTTGACACTGGCGAGTGGTGAACAATTGCGAGTCGATCAGGTGATTATGGCGCTGGGACACAGTGCGCGGGATACGTTTGCAATGTTGCATGAGCGCGGCGTGTTTATGGAGCAGAAGCCGTTTTCCCTCGGTTTTCGGATTGAACACCCGCAAACGCTGATTGATCAGGCACGGTTTGGTAAACATGCGGGCAATGAATTGCTGGGTGCGGCGGATTATAAGCTGGTACATCACGCCAAAAACGGGCGTTCGGTGTACAGTTTTTGCATGTGTCCGGGCGGGCAAGTGGTGGCTGCTACCTCTGAAGTCGGGCGGGTTGTTACCAATGGCATGAGCCAGTATTCGCGGGCGGAACGCAATGCCAATGCAGGGATTGTGGTCGGTATTACGCCAAGCGATTACCCCGGCAATCCATTGGCAGGGATGGAATTTCAACGCCAATGGGAATCCCGTGCTTACGAATTGGGCGGCGGCGATTATTCTGCACCGGGGCAATTGGTGGGGGATTTCCTCAAGGGCAGAGCTTCGACGCAATTGGGTTCAGTGGAGCCATCGTATCAGCCGGGTGTGCATTTGACCGATTTGGCAACCAGTTTGCCGGGTTACGCGATTGAGGCGATTCGGGAAGCCTTGCCAGCCTTTGAACGGCAAATCAAAGGCTTTTCGATGCATGACGCGGTGTTAACCGGGGTGGAAACGCGCACGTCTTCGCCACTGCGCATGACGCGCGGTGAAGATTTGCAAAGCCTAAACGTTAAAGGGCTTTTTCCGGCTGGCGAAGGCGCGGGTTATGCTGGCGGAATTCTCTCGGCAGGCGTGGATGGTATCCGCGTCGCGGAGGCATTGGCTACTCAAATGCTGGAGGCTCACCATGACCGGAATCATTCGCACCACCTGGCACAACGCTGA
- the csrA gene encoding carbon storage regulator CsrA, whose product MLILTRRVGETLMIGDNISVTVLGVKGNQVRLGINAPKDVAVHREEIFERIRHEHLEPLAIEENAN is encoded by the coding sequence ATGTTGATTCTAACACGGAGGGTAGGGGAAACCCTCATGATTGGGGATAATATCAGCGTTACGGTCTTAGGGGTAAAGGGTAATCAAGTTCGCTTGGGGATCAATGCACCGAAAGATGTTGCCGTACACCGCGAAGAAATCTTTGAACGCATTCGGCACGAACACCTTGAGCCGTTGGCGATTGAAGAAAATGCAAATTAG